In Candidatus Eisenbacteria bacterium, one genomic interval encodes:
- a CDS encoding ABC transporter ATP-binding protein produces the protein MIRLEHVSRVYQVGETSVRALDDVSEHVGAGEHVAIMGPSGSGKSTLLNVIGCLDRPTLGSYVLDGREVSGLDDAALTMVRRDVIGFIFQSFHLVPRLTAAENVELPMVFAGVPRAERRDRAAVGLGGVGLTTRADHRPDQLSGGERQRVAIARAMVMRPRVLLADEPTGNLDTTSGRQVLELLDRLHAEGLTLVVVTHDPNVARRAGRVVVMVDGRIERRLAPAEVATGFASTS, from the coding sequence GTGATCCGTCTCGAGCACGTCTCGCGCGTCTACCAGGTCGGCGAGACGAGCGTGCGCGCGCTCGACGATGTGAGCGAGCACGTCGGCGCCGGCGAGCACGTCGCGATCATGGGACCGTCCGGCTCCGGCAAGTCGACGCTGCTGAACGTCATCGGCTGCCTCGACCGGCCGACGTTGGGATCGTACGTGCTCGACGGCCGCGAGGTGAGCGGGCTCGACGACGCGGCGCTCACGATGGTGCGGCGCGACGTCATCGGCTTCATCTTCCAGTCCTTCCATCTGGTTCCCCGCTTGACGGCGGCCGAGAACGTCGAGCTGCCGATGGTGTTCGCCGGCGTCCCGCGTGCCGAGCGCCGCGATCGGGCGGCCGTCGGGCTCGGCGGCGTCGGGCTCACGACGCGCGCCGACCACCGGCCGGATCAGCTCTCGGGCGGCGAGCGCCAGCGCGTGGCGATCGCACGCGCCATGGTGATGCGCCCGCGCGTCCTGCTCGCCGACGAGCCGACCGGCAACCTCGACACCACGTCCGGGCGGCAGGTTCTGGAGCTCCTGGACCGCCTGCACGCCGAGGGGCTGACGCTCGTCGTCGTCACGCACGACCCGAACGTCGCGCGCCGCGCCGGGCGCGTCGTGGTCATGGTCGACGGCCGTATCGAGCGCCGCCTGGCGCCGGCCGAGGTCGCCACGGGGTTCGCGAGCACGTCATGA
- a CDS encoding efflux RND transporter periplasmic adaptor subunit produces the protein MPLRNLGRYRTPALVVLAIVAAIVLLRLTLFAPTPIPVQVAHVGRGRVEQTVTNSRAGTVKARRRAKLSPQEGGRVISLPKRKGDRVQAGEVLLELDSSVARARLDLARREQESAIAERTRACLAAERAARELERNRGLAKQGIVSTDLLDQVESGARTAAAACEAAEAGERRAQAQIDLSERQLEYMVLRAPFDGVIADLSVEVGEWSTPSPPVILVPSIIDVIDTSSIYVSAPMDEVDSARLRPGAPARVAVDSYPGKHFPGHVVRVSAYVLDREEQNRTVEIEVELDDQAFAGTLLPGTSADVEVILETRDDVLRIPTSALLSGDKTLVVSGRRLEERPVGVGLKNWDVTEIRSGLAEGEAVVTSLDRADVKAGARVTVESESKP, from the coding sequence GTGCCCCTTCGGAACCTCGGCCGCTACCGGACCCCGGCGCTCGTCGTCCTCGCGATCGTCGCGGCGATCGTCCTGCTCCGCCTCACGCTGTTCGCGCCGACGCCCATCCCGGTGCAGGTCGCGCACGTCGGGCGCGGTCGCGTCGAGCAGACGGTCACGAACTCGCGCGCCGGCACGGTGAAGGCACGCCGGCGCGCGAAGCTCTCGCCGCAGGAGGGCGGGCGGGTCATCTCCCTCCCCAAGCGCAAGGGCGATCGCGTGCAGGCGGGTGAAGTGCTGCTCGAGCTCGACTCGAGCGTGGCGCGGGCGCGGCTCGACCTCGCGCGACGCGAGCAGGAGAGCGCGATCGCCGAGCGGACGCGCGCGTGTCTCGCGGCCGAGCGGGCGGCGCGCGAGCTCGAGCGGAACCGGGGTCTCGCGAAGCAGGGCATCGTGTCGACGGACCTGCTCGACCAGGTCGAGAGCGGTGCGCGCACCGCGGCCGCCGCGTGCGAGGCGGCGGAGGCGGGCGAGAGGCGGGCCCAGGCGCAGATCGACCTCTCCGAGCGCCAGCTCGAGTACATGGTGCTGCGTGCGCCGTTCGACGGCGTCATCGCCGACCTCTCGGTCGAGGTGGGCGAATGGTCGACGCCGTCGCCGCCGGTGATCCTCGTGCCGTCGATCATCGACGTCATCGATACGTCGTCGATCTACGTGAGCGCCCCGATGGACGAGGTCGACTCGGCGCGCCTGCGCCCGGGCGCGCCGGCGCGCGTCGCCGTCGATTCGTATCCCGGTAAACACTTCCCCGGGCACGTGGTCCGCGTCAGCGCCTACGTGCTCGATCGCGAGGAGCAGAACCGCACCGTCGAGATCGAAGTGGAGCTCGACGACCAGGCGTTCGCGGGGACGCTGCTCCCCGGCACCTCCGCCGACGTCGAGGTGATCCTCGAGACGCGGGACGACGTGCTGCGGATTCCCACGTCGGCGCTCCTCTCGGGCGACAAGACGCTCGTCGTCTCCGGCCGGCGGCTCGAGGAGCGCCCGGTCGGCGTCGGGCTGAAGAACTGGGACGTGACCGAGATCCGTTCGGGGCTCGCCGAAGGCGAGGCGGTCGTCACGTCGCTCGACCGCGCCGACGTCAAGGCGGGCGCGCGGGTCACGGTCGAGTCGGAATCGAAGCCGTGA
- a CDS encoding methylated-DNA--[protein]-cysteine S-methyltransferase codes for MTYEFAVIETPLGPAHAVARDGKLCALQLAATPPRPSSLLARLDLPRAQRAFDRAGIRSAVAAYFRGDLGAVDDVEVDPDGTPFQRRVWAALRAIPAGETTTYGALARHLGMPNAARAVGAANGANPIWIVLPCHRVIGSDGELTGYAGGLDAKRWLLEHERSFRAQRLDRIEAGCAARG; via the coding sequence ATGACCTACGAATTCGCAGTGATCGAAACGCCGCTCGGCCCCGCCCACGCGGTCGCCCGCGACGGCAAGCTGTGCGCGCTGCAGCTGGCCGCGACGCCCCCGCGCCCGTCGTCGCTCCTGGCACGGCTCGATCTTCCGCGCGCGCAGCGCGCCTTCGACCGGGCCGGCATCCGTTCCGCGGTCGCCGCCTATTTCCGCGGCGACCTCGGGGCGGTCGACGACGTCGAGGTCGATCCGGACGGCACGCCGTTCCAGCGCCGCGTGTGGGCGGCGCTGCGGGCGATCCCCGCCGGCGAGACGACGACGTACGGTGCGCTCGCGCGCCACCTCGGCATGCCGAACGCCGCGCGGGCGGTCGGTGCCGCGAACGGCGCGAACCCGATCTGGATCGTGCTGCCATGCCATCGCGTCATCGGGAGCGACGGCGAGCTCACGGGCTACGCCGGCGGGCTCGATGCCAAGCGCTGGCTCCTGGAGCACGAGCGGTCATTCCGCGCGCAGCGCCTCGATCGGATCGAGGCCGGCTGCGCGGCGCGCGGGTAG
- a CDS encoding ABC transporter permease, with amino-acid sequence MTFGDLLAFATRSLRGHRVRTWLTLLGVAIGVAAVVVLTALGDGARRYVVAQFESLGSNLLAVVPGKTETTGAVAFMSVTTRDLTLGDAEAILRRVPEAARIAPIAMGSETVAHEDRRRQVAVVGSTSDFLGVRRLRLGRGSFLPPGDLRRGVAVAVLGATVAAELFPAADPLGKVVRIGDVRARVIGVLEAQGTQLGMNLNEVVIIPVARAMRLFNRRSLFRILIDVHAHADLAVAKAHVTRVLRERHDGEEDVTVITQDAVLSSFSKILRTLTLAVAAIAAVSLAVAGIGIMNVMLVSVAERTAEVGLLRAVGVGRAQVTRVFLTEAALLSLAGGVLGLVAGLAGVAVLVAMYPALPARPPLWAVASSLAVAVLVGVVFGLVPARRAAKLDPVAALGRR; translated from the coding sequence ATGACGTTCGGCGACCTGCTCGCGTTCGCGACCCGCTCGCTGCGCGGCCATCGCGTGCGGACGTGGCTGACGCTCCTCGGGGTCGCGATCGGCGTCGCGGCGGTCGTCGTGCTGACCGCGCTCGGCGACGGCGCCCGGCGCTACGTCGTCGCGCAGTTCGAGAGCCTCGGGTCGAACCTTCTCGCCGTCGTCCCCGGCAAGACCGAGACGACGGGCGCCGTCGCGTTCATGAGCGTCACGACCAGGGACCTGACGCTGGGCGACGCCGAGGCGATCCTGCGGCGCGTGCCCGAAGCGGCGCGGATCGCGCCCATCGCCATGGGCAGCGAGACGGTCGCGCACGAGGACCGGCGCCGGCAGGTGGCCGTCGTGGGCTCGACCTCCGATTTCCTGGGGGTGCGCCGTCTGCGGCTCGGACGCGGCAGCTTCCTTCCGCCCGGCGATCTCCGCCGGGGCGTCGCGGTGGCGGTGCTCGGCGCGACGGTCGCCGCCGAGCTATTCCCCGCCGCCGACCCGCTCGGCAAGGTCGTCCGGATCGGCGACGTCCGCGCGCGCGTCATCGGCGTTCTCGAAGCGCAGGGAACCCAGCTCGGCATGAACCTGAACGAGGTCGTCATCATCCCGGTCGCGCGCGCCATGCGGCTCTTCAACCGGCGCTCGCTCTTCCGCATCCTCATCGACGTGCACGCCCACGCCGACCTCGCGGTGGCGAAAGCGCACGTCACCCGGGTCCTGCGCGAGCGTCACGACGGCGAAGAGGACGTGACGGTGATCACGCAGGACGCGGTGCTGTCGTCGTTCTCGAAGATCCTGCGGACCCTCACGCTCGCCGTGGCGGCGATCGCCGCCGTGTCGCTCGCCGTCGCCGGGATCGGCATCATGAACGTCATGCTGGTCTCGGTCGCCGAGCGCACGGCCGAGGTGGGCCTCCTGCGCGCCGTCGGCGTCGGTCGCGCCCAGGTGACGCGCGTGTTCCTCACCGAAGCCGCGCTCCTCTCGCTCGCGGGGGGCGTGCTCGGGCTGGTCGCCGGTCTCGCCGGCGTCGCGGTGCTGGTCGCGATGTATCCGGCGCTGCCGGCACGCCCGCCGCTCTGGGCGGTCGCGAGCTCGCTCGCCGTCGCGGTGCTGGTCGGCGTCGTGTTCGGGCTCGTGCCGGCGCGCCGCGCCGCGAAGCTCGATCCGGTCGCGGCCCTGGGGCGACGTTGA
- a CDS encoding glutathione S-transferase N-terminal domain-containing protein, which yields MIDLYTAPTPNGWKASITLEELAIPYEVHVVNLMAGDQKTPEYLKLNPNGRIPTIVDRDEGNFPVFESGAIMIYLAEKAGRLLPTDRKGRSRVIQWVMFQMGGVGPMMGQANVFFRYFPEKIPSAIARYQNESRRLFEVLDGRLGESEWLAGDFSIADIANWSWVRTHKWSGVSIDGLAHLERWMGQMAARPACQRGVEVPFKLPDLAEDTKGAEEFAKGAQTILQK from the coding sequence ATGATCGATCTCTACACCGCGCCCACGCCGAACGGCTGGAAGGCTTCGATCACGCTCGAAGAGCTCGCGATCCCGTACGAGGTCCACGTCGTGAACCTGATGGCCGGCGACCAGAAGACGCCGGAGTACCTGAAGCTCAATCCGAACGGCCGGATCCCGACCATCGTCGATCGCGACGAGGGGAACTTCCCGGTCTTCGAGTCGGGCGCGATCATGATCTATCTGGCGGAGAAGGCGGGGCGGCTCCTCCCGACCGATCGCAAGGGACGCTCGCGCGTCATCCAGTGGGTGATGTTCCAGATGGGCGGCGTCGGCCCGATGATGGGACAGGCGAACGTCTTCTTCCGCTACTTCCCGGAGAAGATCCCCTCGGCCATCGCGCGCTACCAGAACGAGTCGCGCCGGCTCTTCGAGGTGCTCGACGGCCGGCTCGGCGAGAGCGAGTGGCTCGCCGGTGACTTCTCGATCGCCGACATCGCAAACTGGTCGTGGGTCCGGACGCACAAGTGGTCGGGCGTCTCGATCGACGGCCTCGCGCACCTGGAGCGCTGGATGGGGCAGATGGCGGCGCGGCCGGCGTGTCAGCGCGGTGTCGAGGTGCCGTTCAAGCTGCCCGATCTCGCCGAGGACACGAAGGGCGCCGAAGAGTTCGCGAAGGGCGCGCAGACGATCCTGCAGAAGTGA
- a CDS encoding carboxyl transferase domain-containing protein: protein MRITRLLVANRGEIAIRIARSAAELGIATVGVYSEDDEACLHVRRMDAVHALRGHGPRAYLDVEQLLWVARQASCDAVHPGYGFLAERATFARSVADAGLVFVGPRPETLELLGDKAAARALAERVGVPVLAGTGRATSLDDARVFLAARGSGGAVMVKAVAGGGGRGMRVVRSAVELDAAWARCRSEAEAAFGNGDLYVEELLPRARHVEVQIVGDGTGAVVQLGERDCSLQRRHQKLVEIAPAPGLATDVRARLADAAVRLASAARYAGVGTFEFLVDAAHPSRFVFIEANPRLQVEHTVTELVTGTDLVAIQLGLAAGRSLADLGLVQEGVGAPRGVAIQARVNMETLAADGTVRPSAGALGVFEVPTGPGVRVDTCGYAGYRPSPSFDSLLAKVIVAAPGFEGAVAKASRALAEFRVEGVATNLQFLRYLLRDPALATYDVDTRFVDDHLATLVPPDEPSPKPAAGLAGAKVDARDPLAVLVHGKTASAASPAAAGAPVTAPDGGIVVRAPMQGTIVAIDVAVGDAVPAGAQLLVMEAMKMEHVVTAPASGVVRALHAGAGDTVYEGHPLVVLEEAEVGVSATGEAAKVDLDRIRPDLAEVDARHAKTLDAARPEAVARRRATGQRTARENVDDLCDPGSFVEYGSLVIAAQRRRRPVEELIDRTPADGLVAGIGRVNGSLFDDTRSRCVVMSYDYSVLAGTQGLQNHRKKDRLFELAAQWRLPVVFCTEGGGGRPGDTDGAGVAGLDCWAFNYWGRLSGLVPLVGVNSGRCFAGNAALLGCCDVVIATANSSIGMGGPAMIEGGGLGVFHPDEVGPMHVQVPNGVVDVAVADEAEAVRAAKQYLSYFQGPLAEWTCADQRELRGIVPENRLRIYDVRKVVRTLADAGSVLELRRHFGLGMVTALARVEGRPLGIIANDPSHLAGAIDRDGADKAARFMQLCDAFDLPILLLCDTPGMMVGPEAEKTALVRHVSRLFVTGASLTVPFFTIVLRKGYGLGAQAMAGGSFHAPLFTVAWPTGEFGGMGLEGAVKLGYRKELAAIEDPAARTKLFEEMVARMYEHGKAVSYATYFEIDDVIDPADSRRWITTALRSVPPPRPRRRKKRPCIDTW from the coding sequence ATGCGGATCACCCGCCTGCTCGTGGCCAACCGCGGCGAGATCGCGATTCGCATCGCCCGCTCGGCGGCCGAGCTCGGCATCGCCACGGTCGGCGTCTACTCCGAGGACGACGAGGCGTGCCTGCACGTGCGCCGCATGGACGCGGTGCACGCCCTCCGCGGCCACGGCCCGCGCGCCTACCTCGACGTCGAGCAGCTCCTCTGGGTCGCGCGCCAGGCGTCCTGCGACGCCGTGCACCCCGGCTACGGCTTCCTCGCCGAGCGCGCGACGTTCGCGCGCAGCGTCGCCGACGCCGGCCTCGTCTTCGTCGGGCCGCGCCCCGAGACGCTGGAGCTGCTCGGCGACAAGGCGGCAGCGCGGGCGCTCGCCGAGCGCGTCGGGGTTCCGGTGCTCGCGGGAACCGGGCGCGCGACGAGCCTCGACGACGCGCGCGTGTTCCTCGCTGCCCGCGGCTCGGGCGGTGCCGTCATGGTGAAGGCGGTGGCGGGCGGCGGCGGGCGCGGCATGCGCGTCGTGCGGAGCGCCGTCGAGCTCGACGCTGCGTGGGCGCGCTGCCGCTCGGAGGCCGAAGCCGCGTTCGGCAACGGCGACCTCTACGTCGAGGAGCTCCTGCCGCGCGCCCGGCACGTCGAGGTGCAGATCGTCGGCGACGGCACCGGCGCGGTCGTGCAGCTGGGCGAGCGCGACTGCAGCCTCCAGCGCCGCCACCAGAAGCTGGTCGAGATTGCGCCCGCGCCGGGCCTCGCGACCGACGTGCGCGCGCGTCTCGCCGACGCCGCGGTCCGGCTCGCGTCGGCGGCGAGGTACGCCGGCGTCGGCACGTTCGAGTTCCTGGTCGACGCCGCGCATCCGAGCCGCTTCGTCTTCATCGAGGCGAACCCGCGCCTGCAGGTCGAGCACACGGTGACCGAGCTGGTGACGGGGACGGACCTGGTCGCGATCCAGCTCGGGCTCGCGGCGGGGCGCTCGCTCGCGGACCTCGGGCTCGTGCAGGAGGGCGTCGGAGCGCCCCGCGGCGTCGCGATCCAGGCGCGCGTCAACATGGAGACGCTCGCCGCCGACGGCACCGTGCGGCCGTCGGCGGGCGCGCTCGGCGTCTTCGAGGTGCCGACGGGACCCGGGGTGCGGGTCGACACGTGCGGCTACGCCGGCTACCGGCCGAGCCCGAGCTTCGATTCGCTGCTGGCGAAGGTCATCGTCGCGGCGCCCGGCTTCGAGGGCGCCGTCGCCAAGGCGTCACGCGCGCTCGCCGAGTTCCGCGTCGAGGGCGTCGCGACGAACCTGCAGTTCCTCCGGTACCTCCTCCGCGATCCGGCCCTCGCGACGTACGACGTGGACACGCGCTTCGTCGACGACCACCTTGCCACGCTCGTCCCGCCGGACGAGCCGTCGCCGAAGCCCGCGGCGGGCCTCGCGGGCGCCAAGGTCGACGCGCGCGATCCCCTCGCCGTCCTCGTGCACGGCAAGACCGCGAGCGCCGCGTCGCCGGCAGCCGCCGGTGCACCGGTCACGGCGCCCGACGGCGGCATCGTGGTGCGCGCGCCGATGCAGGGGACGATCGTCGCGATCGACGTCGCCGTGGGCGACGCCGTGCCCGCCGGCGCGCAGCTCCTCGTGATGGAAGCCATGAAGATGGAGCACGTCGTGACCGCGCCCGCGAGCGGGGTCGTGCGCGCGCTGCACGCGGGCGCCGGCGACACCGTCTACGAGGGCCATCCACTCGTCGTCCTCGAGGAGGCCGAGGTCGGCGTGTCGGCCACCGGCGAAGCGGCGAAAGTCGATCTCGACCGCATTCGTCCCGACCTGGCCGAGGTCGACGCGCGACACGCGAAGACGCTCGACGCCGCGCGCCCCGAGGCCGTCGCGCGGCGCCGCGCGACCGGACAGCGCACGGCGCGCGAGAACGTCGACGACCTCTGCGATCCGGGCAGCTTCGTCGAATACGGCTCGCTCGTGATCGCGGCGCAGCGGCGGCGCCGGCCGGTCGAGGAGCTGATCGATCGCACGCCCGCCGACGGGCTCGTCGCGGGCATCGGGCGTGTGAACGGGTCCCTCTTCGACGACACCCGCTCGCGCTGCGTCGTGATGTCGTACGACTACAGCGTCCTCGCCGGCACGCAGGGCCTGCAGAACCACCGCAAGAAGGACCGCCTGTTCGAGCTCGCCGCGCAGTGGCGCCTGCCGGTCGTCTTCTGCACCGAGGGCGGCGGCGGCCGGCCCGGCGACACCGACGGCGCCGGCGTCGCCGGGCTCGACTGCTGGGCCTTCAACTACTGGGGGCGGCTCTCGGGCCTCGTGCCGCTGGTCGGCGTCAACTCGGGGCGTTGCTTCGCGGGCAATGCGGCGCTGCTCGGCTGCTGCGACGTCGTCATCGCCACCGCGAACTCGTCGATCGGCATGGGTGGCCCCGCCATGATCGAGGGCGGCGGGCTCGGCGTCTTCCACCCCGACGAGGTCGGACCGATGCACGTGCAGGTGCCGAACGGCGTGGTCGACGTGGCGGTCGCCGACGAGGCCGAGGCCGTGCGCGCGGCGAAGCAGTACCTCTCCTACTTCCAGGGCCCGCTCGCCGAGTGGACGTGCGCCGATCAGCGCGAGCTGCGCGGCATCGTGCCGGAGAACCGCCTGCGCATCTACGACGTGCGCAAGGTCGTGCGGACGCTCGCCGACGCCGGCAGCGTGCTCGAGCTCCGCCGCCACTTCGGCCTCGGCATGGTCACGGCGCTCGCGCGCGTCGAGGGCCGTCCGCTCGGCATCATCGCGAACGACCCGAGTCATCTCGCGGGCGCGATCGACCGCGACGGCGCGGACAAGGCGGCGCGCTTCATGCAGCTCTGCGACGCGTTCGATCTCCCGATCCTGCTCCTGTGCGACACGCCGGGCATGATGGTCGGGCCCGAGGCGGAGAAGACGGCGCTCGTGCGTCACGTGAGCCGGCTCTTCGTCACCGGTGCGAGCCTCACGGTGCCGTTCTTCACGATCGTGCTGCGCAAGGGCTACGGCCTCGGCGCGCAGGCGATGGCGGGCGGCAGCTTCCACGCGCCGCTCTTCACGGTCGCGTGGCCGACGGGCGAGTTCGGCGGCATGGGCCTCGAGGGCGCCGTGAAGCTCGGCTATCGCAAGGAGCTCGCCGCGATCGAGGATCCGGCCGCGCGCACCAAGCTCTTCGAGGAGATGGTCGCGCGCATGTACGAGCACGGCAAGGCCGTCAGCTACGCGACCTACTTCGAGATCGACGACGTGATCGATCCCGCCGACTCGCGGCGCTGGATCACGACCGCGCTGCGCTCGGTCCCGCCGCCGCGACCGCGACGGCGCAAGAAGCGCCCCTGCATCGACACCTGGTAG
- a CDS encoding putative molybdenum carrier protein, with the protein MAARRRASRVTLLQRVVSGGQTGVDRAALDAAIALGVAHGGWCPRGRRAEDGIIPERYHLREHASEDYAARTEQNVIDSDATLILGRGPLTGGTALTRELAVRHRKPHLVVDLGDSPDPAAVREWIRTHRIGTLDVAGPRESLQPGIQREAERFLRAVLDPRG; encoded by the coding sequence ATGGCGGCGAGACGGCGAGCATCGAGGGTGACTCTTCTCCAGCGTGTGGTCAGCGGCGGACAGACGGGCGTCGATCGCGCGGCGCTCGACGCGGCGATCGCACTCGGCGTCGCGCACGGCGGCTGGTGTCCGCGCGGGCGGCGGGCCGAGGACGGCATCATTCCGGAGCGCTACCACCTGCGCGAGCACGCCTCGGAGGACTATGCGGCCCGCACGGAGCAGAACGTGATCGATTCGGACGCGACGCTGATCCTCGGTCGAGGTCCGCTCACCGGCGGCACGGCGCTCACGCGTGAGCTCGCGGTGCGCCACCGAAAGCCCCACCTCGTCGTCGACCTCGGCGACTCGCCCGATCCTGCCGCCGTCCGCGAGTGGATACGGACCCACCGCATCGGAACGCTCGACGTCGCCGGGCCGCGCGAGAGCCTGCAGCCCGGGATCCAGCGCGAGGCCGAGCGCTTCCTGCGCGCGGTCCTCGACCCGCGCGGCTAG
- a CDS encoding ABC transporter permease, producing MGDLVRLAAGAIASHRLRSVLSMLGIAIGIAAVILLTSIGEGTRRYIVAQFSQFGTNLIAIHPGKAKTSGMPGVFGGTTQHLTIDDAEALGRIAGVEKVVPTAFGTARVEAGERGRNVAINGVTPDIQTAWRFRTRLGAFWPAGDPRRGTQLTVLGPKLARELFGDANPLGEFVRIGGTRFRIVGVMEPKGQMLGFDLDDTAYVPVASAMRMFNLTDLGEIDLTYTPAEATHRIEAEVKRVLAARHSSEEDFTVTTQEAMLSVFGKVMNMITMAVGAIAGISLLVGAIGILTMMWITVRERTAEIGLVRAIGASGPQVAGLFLAEAAAIAVLGGLAGVAIGFGLGALLRWFVPGLPVETPPGLVALALGVSLGVGLLSGVLPARRAAGLDPIEALRAE from the coding sequence ATGGGCGACCTCGTCCGCCTCGCGGCCGGCGCGATCGCGAGCCATCGCCTTCGCTCGGTGCTCTCGATGCTCGGCATCGCGATCGGCATCGCCGCCGTCATCCTGCTGACGTCGATCGGCGAGGGCACGCGCCGCTACATCGTCGCCCAGTTCTCGCAGTTCGGCACGAACCTCATCGCGATCCACCCCGGCAAGGCGAAGACGTCCGGCATGCCGGGCGTGTTCGGCGGCACGACGCAGCACTTGACGATCGACGACGCCGAAGCCCTCGGGCGCATCGCGGGCGTGGAGAAGGTCGTGCCGACCGCGTTCGGTACCGCGCGCGTCGAAGCGGGCGAGCGCGGACGCAACGTCGCGATCAACGGCGTCACGCCGGACATCCAGACCGCGTGGCGGTTCCGCACGCGACTCGGCGCCTTCTGGCCGGCGGGCGATCCGCGGCGCGGCACGCAGCTGACCGTGCTCGGACCGAAGCTCGCGCGCGAGCTCTTCGGCGACGCGAACCCGCTCGGCGAGTTCGTGCGCATCGGCGGGACCCGCTTCCGCATCGTCGGTGTCATGGAGCCCAAGGGCCAGATGCTCGGCTTCGACCTCGACGACACCGCCTACGTGCCGGTCGCGAGCGCGATGCGGATGTTCAACCTGACCGACCTGGGCGAGATCGACCTCACGTACACGCCTGCCGAGGCCACGCACCGGATCGAGGCCGAGGTGAAGCGCGTGCTCGCGGCCCGGCATTCGAGCGAGGAGGATTTCACCGTCACGACGCAGGAGGCGATGCTGTCCGTGTTCGGCAAGGTGATGAACATGATCACGATGGCGGTCGGCGCGATCGCCGGCATCTCGCTGCTGGTGGGCGCGATCGGGATCCTGACGATGATGTGGATCACCGTGCGCGAGCGCACCGCGGAGATCGGCCTCGTGCGCGCGATCGGCGCCAGCGGGCCGCAGGTCGCGGGCCTCTTTCTCGCCGAGGCGGCCGCGATCGCGGTGCTGGGCGGACTCGCCGGCGTCGCGATCGGATTCGGTCTCGGTGCGCTCCTGCGGTGGTTCGTGCCCGGGCTGCCGGTCGAGACGCCGCCGGGGCTCGTCGCGCTCGCGCTCGGGGTGAGCCTCGGGGTGGGGCTCCTCTCGGGGGTGCTACCCGCGCGCCGCGCAGCCGGCCTCGATCCGATCGAGGCGCTGCGCGCGGAATGA
- a CDS encoding glutathione S-transferase family protein, giving the protein MRTLYVGNKNYSSWSLRAWLLLRQLGVDFEEKKVELFADGFRHEVAKVSPAGLVPVLVDDGFAVWDTLAIAEWIAERCPEKGVWPAEAKARARARSICAEMHAGFSDLRHRLPMNLEARLPGVGWSAQVARDVERITSMWSGLRAEHRADGPFLFGAFGAADAFYAPVVTRFVTYDVEVPRPCAEYMKAVLALSAMREWTKAALAEKRFIPEEEPYRTSRDA; this is encoded by the coding sequence ATGCGCACCCTGTACGTCGGCAACAAGAACTACTCGTCGTGGTCACTGCGCGCCTGGCTGCTGCTGCGCCAGCTCGGCGTCGACTTCGAAGAGAAGAAGGTCGAGCTCTTCGCCGACGGCTTCCGGCACGAAGTCGCCAAGGTGTCTCCCGCCGGCCTGGTCCCGGTCCTCGTCGACGACGGCTTCGCGGTCTGGGACACGCTCGCAATCGCGGAGTGGATCGCCGAGCGCTGCCCCGAGAAGGGCGTCTGGCCGGCCGAGGCGAAGGCCCGCGCGCGCGCCCGCTCGATCTGCGCCGAGATGCACGCAGGATTCTCGGACCTGCGCCATCGGCTACCGATGAACCTCGAGGCGCGGCTGCCGGGAGTGGGGTGGAGCGCGCAGGTCGCGCGGGACGTCGAGCGCATCACGAGCATGTGGAGCGGCCTTCGCGCCGAGCACAGGGCGGATGGTCCGTTCCTCTTCGGCGCGTTCGGCGCAGCCGACGCGTTCTACGCCCCGGTCGTCACGCGGTTCGTCACCTACGACGTGGAGGTGCCGCGCCCGTGCGCCGAATACATGAAGGCCGTCCTGGCGCTGTCGGCGATGCGCGAATGGACAAAGGCCGCGCTCGCCGAGAAGCGCTTCATCCCGGAAGAGGAACCGTATCGGACGAGCCGCGACGCCTGA